Within the Elusimicrobium sp. An273 genome, the region AAATTCCGCATCAGCGGCCTTTTGCGCACCGGATATTACGAATTTGACAATACCATCGCCTACACGCTTCTCTCCCACGCCAGCGACTTTTTGGGTCTGCGCCAAGGCACCACGGGCATTGCCGTCAAGCTCCACAACATAAACGACGCCGACAAAGCCGCCGCCCAAATTCAAGACGTCATCGGCCACGGCTATTCCGTGCGCACCTTCGCCCAGCTTAACAGCACGCTCTACGCCGCGCTGAAGCTGGAAAAAACGATGATGTTTATTATTTTGTTCTTAATCATCGGGGTGGCGTCGCTTAACATTGCGGGCAACCTGATTTTGCTGGGCACCGAAAAACTGCGCGACATCGGCATCATGCGCGCCATGGGCGCCAGCCCGCGGATGATACGCAAAATTTTTATGTGGGAAGCCATGGTGATTGCCGGGCTGGGCATTGTGCTGGGGCTGTTGCTGGCCTGCCTGCTGTGCTGGATTATCGCCACGTTTAACATTGTGGAACTGCCCGGCGACATTTACTATTTAACCAAAGTGCCGGTGCGCATGCAGCTGTGGGATATTGTGGCCGTCATCGGCGGCAGCTGCCTGATTTGCTTTGCGGCCGGGCTGTATCCGGCGGTGAAAGCGTCGCGCGTGCACCCCACGGACGCTATACGGTACGGATGATATGATAAAACTGGAACATATAACCAAAATCTACGGTCAGGGCGACGAAAACCTCTGCGTGCTGGAAGACGTAACGCTTACCCTTCCGCGCGGCAAATTTACGGTGCTTTTGGGGCCCAGCGGATCGGGAAAAAGCACGCTTCTAAATTTAATTGCCATGCTGGATAAGCCCACTTCCGGCACGATTTATCTGGACGGGCAGAACATTACCGCGCTTAAAAGCGAAACCGCCCGCTCGGCCCTGCGGCTTAAAAAAATGGGTTTTGTTTTCCAATTTGACGGCCTGCTGCCCGAGTTTTCGCTTCTGGAAAATGTAGACATGCCCGCTTTGATGCGCGGCCGTCCGGATCCTAAAAAGGCGCAGCAACTGCTGGAAAATCTGGGGCTGGGTGCCATCAGCCACAAGCTGCCGGCCGATTTGTCCGGCGGCGAAAAACAGCGCGCCAGCATCGCACGCGCCCTGCGCAACGACCCGCCGCTCTTATTGGCGGACGAGCCCACCGGCAATTTGGACACCGCCCGCAAACAGCAGGTGTTTGAAGATTTTGCCCGCATGAGCCGCGAGCAAGGCCTTACGGTATTGATGGTAACGCACGACGTACACGCCGCGGATTACGCAGACGAGGTCTACACGCTGGAAAACCGGAAACTGGTAAAAACCAAATGAAAAAACTATTGCTTTTGCTGCTTTTCCTCCCGCTCAGCGCCGCCGCCCTTTCGGACTGGGCTTACACCGACGCCGAACAGGAACAGCACAAACTGCGCCAAACGGCCGAAAAGCGGGCGTTTAAACAGGTAAAGGCCGAAGTAAAAGCCGGGTTTTCCGATTCTCTTGCGGATCTGGCCGATTTGTATTACAACGGCATCGGCACGAAACAGAATTATAAAAAAGCCTACAAATACTACCAACAAGCCGCGCAAAAAGGCGACGCATACGCCGCCTATTCCCAAGCTTTTATGCTGATGTACGGCCAAGGCGTAAAGAAAGACCCGCAGCTGGCATTTAACCAGTTGGAAACGCTCGCGCAAGAGGGTTCTTCCTGGGCGGCGCTGGAAATGTACCGTGCGTACCAAAACGGAAACGGCTGCCCCAAAGACCCCGTCCAAGCCCGCCATTGGCTGGAAACAGCCGCCAATTACCGCCTGCCGGCGGCGTTGCTGTACTTGGGGATGGAAACACTGCCGGAAGATCCCGCACGCGGGTTCTTTTTGCTAAAAGAAGCGGCCGACTTGGAAAACGCCCGCGCCCAATACCTAACGGCCCGGTGCTACCGCGAAGGCACCGGCACCGCCGTTCATCCGCACCAAGCCTTTAATTATATGCTCCTTGCCGCCAAACAGCACTACGGGCCGGCCCAATGGGAAATCGCGCAGTGGTACCGGCAGGGCTACGGCACGGAAAAGAGCCCGTACCAGGAATTTCGCTGGACGCGCTTGGCCGCCCAGGCAGGCGAAAAACCCGCCCAACAGCGCCTGGCACAAATGTACCAAGAGGGCATTGGCACGCCGGTGCATAAAAAGTTAGCTCAAAAATGGGCGAAAGAAGCCCTTAAAAAAACCGAACAGGAGGCCTCTTATGGAACAGCTGATTGAAACCCGCACCGGGTTAGCAATTATTTTTATTTTGGCGCTGGCGCTCTTTTTTCTGCGCAAACATTCATATAACCCCTTTAAAAAAACGCTGGAAAAAGCCTCCGCCGGCGACCCGCAGGCCCAATTTGAAATGGGCCGCCTGTATTACCGCGGCAAACACGTCGCGCAGGATTTTGTGCAAGCCTTAAACTGGTTTGACACCGCCGCCAAAAACGGCAGTGTGCCCGCCATGAATGCCCTGGCCGGGATGTACCACGCCGGGCAAGGATGCGAAGAGCCCAACCCGCAAAAGACGTTTTCCTGGTATCAAACCGCCGCCCACACGGGCGATTTTGAAGCGCGGGTGAATTTGGCCGTGTGCTACCTAAACGGCATCGGCACCGAGAAAAACGAAGCAAAAGGATTTGAAGTAATGAAAGCCGCCGCCGACGAAAAAAGCCCCATCGCCCAAACGCTGACCGCGGACTTGTACGAACGGGGCCTGGGTACCGAGAAAAATGAAAAACTGGCCCTGCACTATTATTTTTTGGCTTCCAAACAAGGCGAGCCCATGGCCAAACGGAAAATCAAAAAGCTGCAGGAAGAAGCCATGCGCCAGCTAAAATAATTTACCTTCCGCCCGTTAAAAAGGCCGCTCCTTACGGGGCGGCCTTTTGACAAACAAACAAGCTCTTTACAGCGCAATTTTAAGCTTCCGCGCCAACGCCCGCAGAATATCTTTCTTTTTGGCTTCTTCCCCCAGCGCCCGCAGCCCAAAAAAGACAAATTCCTGGGCGCGCACGGCATCGGGTTCGAATCCGAAAATTTCGGCGTAGTTCAAAAACTCCACCAGTTTCAGGGCGCAGGCCGTATCCGAAGGATTGCGCGCAAAAGCAAAAGCCAGCCGTTCCAGTTTCTCGCTTACGGCCTCGCGCACTGGGCCTTTGGAAACGTCCAGCCCCAGCGTTTTGACGTCTTCCATCAGTTCTTCTATTTCGTTGACGTTTACGTCCGCCGCGCGGAATTCCGCTTTCAAATCGTTGGAAAGCACAAACTCCGCCACCGTCAAAAACGGCTTGGGGATCGGCGCGCCGATTAACTGCAGGCCGCGCACCACCGGGTATTGGTCTTCAAATACTTTCGTAAATTTTTGGTCGGTTTCCTCGTCCATTTTCCGCAGTACCAAATCCACCACTTTGCGCCGTACGTCCAAAAACATGGATGACAGCGGATACTGCTTGGGAAAAGAACGGCGGATCAGCGCCGCGCAGTCTTCATATTTGGCGGCCTGAAAAAGTTCTTCCAATTGGCCGAATACGGCCCCGCGGTCCAGGGTGCCTTCCGTGCCGGCCGCGCATAAAAAGTCCGTCGCTCCGTGCTGAAAAACGGCGAAATGCATTTTCCGCTCCAACAGCGTGGTGCGGGATTTAAGGGTAATGTCCCCAAAGCACAAGTGAAACCCCGGCGCAGCAAGCTTTTTGGGGGCGTAGGCCAATACGTCGCATTCATAGGCTTTTTGCGGGTTTACCGTATCGTCTGCCAAAAGCGAGACGACGTGCTCCAGCGCAATTTTTTCAATCGGCATTACCTGCGGTTTTACATACCGTTCATATACCACGGCGCCGTTTTTAAGTTCTTTTAAATTGCTGGGCGCGGCGGAGAGTTTCTCTACAAACGCCGGCTCCAAATCCACCCCGCTGATCGCCCGGTTTAATTCTATCGCCCGCGCGGCATACTGCATAATCTGCACCGTTTCAATGCCGCTTATCTCGTCAAAGAACCACCCACAGCTGGTATACATCAGCATGGCGTTGCGCTGCATTTCCAGCAGGCATAGCGCGGTGGGGCGGTCGTTCCAGGCTTTTTCCGTGGCGTGTTTTAAGAAAAAGCGGTGCTGGGCGTCCAGCGAGCGGTCTAGCACCAAATCGATATAATCGTTGCGCGCGTCCCACGGGTTTTTGAAATACTGGGAGCCGACGGTCTCAAACGTTTTAATCATTTCGTCGCGCACAAAATCCAACGCTTGGCGCAGCGGCCCGCGCCATTTTTGGTGCCAGCCCGGTTTCATGCCGGAATTGCACCCGCAGTCGGCCCGCCAGCGCTCCACCCCGTGAAAACAGCTCCACGAGGAATTTTCCACAATCTGCGCTTCGTACAGCGGCGGATGTTTGGCCAAAAATTCGCCGTACACCGTCAGTTCCACGTCCGGCGTTTCTTCCACTTTTTTAAGGCAATATGCCAGCGCCATTTCGGCAAATTTCTGGTGGTGGCCGTAGGTTTCCCCGTCGGTAGCGATGTGCATCAGCTGGGGCTCGCCGCCCGCGTTGTAGGTGCCCAGCAGGCGGGCGGCAAATTTCTCGCCCGAGGAAAGCGTATCGGAAAACGCAATCCCCTGCGAAATGGGCCCGTCATAAAAGAAAAGCGCAATGTTCCTGCCGCTGGGCAAATTGCAGCGGTAGGCGCGTTTGGGGTCTACCCCGGCGCCGACCTCCTGCCATTTTTCTTCCCCTATTTTGCGGATCCGCTTGCATTGCCCCGGCGCCAAAATTACAAATTTCATCCCTTCCGCGGCCAATACTTCCAGCGTTTCGGTATTGCAGGCCGTTTCCGCCAGCCAGATGGCTTCGGGCTTGCGGCCAAAGCGTTTTTCAAAATCGGCAATGCCCCATTTGACTTGGGTTTCTTTGTCGCGCGCGTTGGCCAGCGGCAAAATCATATGGTTGTACACCTGGGCAATGGCGCCGCCGTGGCCGCCGAAGCGTTCGCGGCTGAGTTTATCGGCCTCCAACACGGACTGGTACACTTCGGGCTCGTTTTTTTCCATCCACGAAAGAAGCGTGGGCCCAAAGTTAAAACTGATGTGGGCGTAATTGTTGGCTAAATCAATCAGGTTTTTATTTCCGTCCAGCAGCCGCGCCAGGGCGTTGGGAGAGTAGCATTCCGCACAAATACGGCTGTTCCAATCGTGAAACGGGGCCGCACTGTCCTGCTGTTCAATTTCTTCCAACCAGGCGTTTTCGCGCGGGGGCTGGTAAAAGTGTCCGTGTATGCAAAGATATTTCATATATATATTTATAGCAATTAATGCTAAAATATGCACAACCCCGGGCCGCCCGAAGAGGGCTTGACGTCCGCCCGGACGCGGTTATACTATAAACAGACCCACAAAAACGTTCTGCTCAGAAGGGGTATACTTATGAAAAAAACATTTATTTTGGATACAAACGTCCTATTGCACGACGTAAACTGCCTGCATGCGTTTGAGGATAACGACATTATTATCCCGATGGCCGTCATTGAAGAATTGGACGCGTTTAAAAGCGAAGGCGACACCCGCGGCAAAAACGCCCGCATGGTTTCCCGCACGCTTGATGAAATGCGCAAGCAAGGCCGTTTGAACGAAGGGGTAAAATTGCCGAAAGGCGGCATTTTAAAAATTGAGTTGGATAAGCCCAATGCCCTGCCGCAGTCGCTGGCGTTTAATAAGGCGGACAATTCTATTTTAAACATTGCCTATACCCTAAGCAAAAAAGAAGGTTCGTACAAAAAGAACGCCGCCCCCGTGATTGTGGTCACCAAAGACATCAACATGCGCCTAAAAGCCGAGGCGTTGGGCCTCTCGGCGCAGGATTACACGTCCGACAAAGTGAATGTGGACGAACTCTACACCGGCGTGGCGGAAATGGAAGTATCCCCCGAGCAGATTGACGCGTTCTACCGCGACAAAAAACTGCCGGTGGATCCCAACGTCTATTTTCCCAATGAGTTTATTATTTTAAAATCGTCGGACGGGAGCAAAAAGTCCGCCATTGGGCGCGTGTCCAACGGGGCGGAATTTGTGCTGCGCCCGCTTTCTTCGCAGGAACCGGTGGCGTGGGGCATTAAACCGCTGAACAAAGAACAGCGCTTTGCCATGGAACTGTTGCTAGACGACAGTTTGGATATCGTTACCTTGGTGGGTACCGCCGGCACGGGCAAAACCTTAATCACGCTGGCTACCGGCCTGCAGCGCACCATGGACGAAAACGCCTACCGCCGCCTGGTGGTGTGCCGCTCCATCGTGCCGGTAGGCAAAGACATCGGCTTCCTGCCCGGCACCAAGGAAGAAAAACTGGAAGCGTGGATGGGCGCTATTTACGACAACCTGGCCTTCTTGGCAGACCGCAAAAACCCGGACGAAGGCGAAGAAAAAGCCCATTATTTGTTGGACAGCGGCAAAATTGAAATCGCCTCTGTTACCCACATGCGCGGCCGCTCGCTGCCCGGCCAATATATGATTGTAGACGACGCGCAAAACCTCACCCCGCACGAAATGAAAACCATTCTTACCCGCGCGGGCGAGGGCACCAAAGTGGTCGTAACCGGCGACCCGTACCAGATTGATACGCCGTATTTGGACGTGGAATCCAACGGGCTGACCTATCTGGTAGACCGCTTGAAAGGCCAAAAAAGCCACGGGCACATCACGTTTACCAAAACGGAACGCAGCCATCTGGCGGATTTGGCTTCCAAATTGTTATAGCCGTATTTGTGATCCGTTGCAGGGCCTACCCGGCGGGTAGGCCCTTTTGCTCCGAAGGCCTAGGCCTTTTGGCCTCTGGAAAAACCATCCAAAAACGGTACAATATACATAAGTAAAGCTATATCGTTTTAGAGGAGAACTTTATGCAATCTTTTCTGTGCCGTGTAATGGCGTTGGTCTTTTTATTTAACTGCATGCTGCCGGCCCCGGGCGCGTGGGCGCAGCCGAGAGTGTCGTCTGATCAAATTCGCCAGCATGTAGACCAATTCGTCACTGAGTACTTGGAAAGCAGCGTGGCGGCCGCTTCCGAAGAGCTGCAGTATGCCCAAACGCCTGCGGAAATAGCAACTGCCATTACCAAATTGCACAAAGCGGTAGAAGAGAGAGCCGCCGCCAAAAAGCAGGAAGAGGCCAAACGCCAAAAACTGAAGGAATCTCTCGTGGCTCCGCGTTCCTCTACTTACGTGGCCCCCCCGGTTAATCCGTACAAAGTTTTCAAATCGCTCAATCAAAACGAAGTGCTGCAAAAACTGGCCAAGGATGAACTGACGGTGGATGACATGATTAATTATATCGATCCGTTTGAACCGGCTGATTACAACCTTCAAAACCTCATCTACGCCAGCGAGGTGCTGGGCAACTCCATTGACGCCGTACTGGTGCAGCCGGATGAATTAGTCATCAGTCAAATGAACGGGCTCATCTTGTTTGCCCAACTGCGCGTGCTGTACCGCCTGGAAAAATTATCCAAAAAAGCGCCCGCCTCTATCTACGACGCCATGGCGCTGGGTTCTTTGCGCATTACGTTATGGAAACTGCATAACTTTTACGTGCAAACCGGGCAGGAAGACCCCCT harbors:
- a CDS encoding PhoH family protein, coding for MKKTFILDTNVLLHDVNCLHAFEDNDIIIPMAVIEELDAFKSEGDTRGKNARMVSRTLDEMRKQGRLNEGVKLPKGGILKIELDKPNALPQSLAFNKADNSILNIAYTLSKKEGSYKKNAAPVIVVTKDINMRLKAEALGLSAQDYTSDKVNVDELYTGVAEMEVSPEQIDAFYRDKKLPVDPNVYFPNEFIILKSSDGSKKSAIGRVSNGAEFVLRPLSSQEPVAWGIKPLNKEQRFAMELLLDDSLDIVTLVGTAGTGKTLITLATGLQRTMDENAYRRLVVCRSIVPVGKDIGFLPGTKEEKLEAWMGAIYDNLAFLADRKNPDEGEEKAHYLLDSGKIEIASVTHMRGRSLPGQYMIVDDAQNLTPHEMKTILTRAGEGTKVVVTGDPYQIDTPYLDVESNGLTYLVDRLKGQKSHGHITFTKTERSHLADLASKLL
- a CDS encoding tetratricopeptide repeat protein; the protein is MEQLIETRTGLAIIFILALALFFLRKHSYNPFKKTLEKASAGDPQAQFEMGRLYYRGKHVAQDFVQALNWFDTAAKNGSVPAMNALAGMYHAGQGCEEPNPQKTFSWYQTAAHTGDFEARVNLAVCYLNGIGTEKNEAKGFEVMKAAADEKSPIAQTLTADLYERGLGTEKNEKLALHYYFLASKQGEPMAKRKIKKLQEEAMRQLK
- a CDS encoding tetratricopeptide repeat protein — protein: MKKLLLLLLFLPLSAAALSDWAYTDAEQEQHKLRQTAEKRAFKQVKAEVKAGFSDSLADLADLYYNGIGTKQNYKKAYKYYQQAAQKGDAYAAYSQAFMLMYGQGVKKDPQLAFNQLETLAQEGSSWAALEMYRAYQNGNGCPKDPVQARHWLETAANYRLPAALLYLGMETLPEDPARGFFLLKEAADLENARAQYLTARCYREGTGTAVHPHQAFNYMLLAAKQHYGPAQWEIAQWYRQGYGTEKSPYQEFRWTRLAAQAGEKPAQQRLAQMYQEGIGTPVHKKLAQKWAKEALKKTEQEASYGTAD
- a CDS encoding DUF3536 domain-containing protein; amino-acid sequence: MKYLCIHGHFYQPPRENAWLEEIEQQDSAAPFHDWNSRICAECYSPNALARLLDGNKNLIDLANNYAHISFNFGPTLLSWMEKNEPEVYQSVLEADKLSRERFGGHGGAIAQVYNHMILPLANARDKETQVKWGIADFEKRFGRKPEAIWLAETACNTETLEVLAAEGMKFVILAPGQCKRIRKIGEEKWQEVGAGVDPKRAYRCNLPSGRNIALFFYDGPISQGIAFSDTLSSGEKFAARLLGTYNAGGEPQLMHIATDGETYGHHQKFAEMALAYCLKKVEETPDVELTVYGEFLAKHPPLYEAQIVENSSWSCFHGVERWRADCGCNSGMKPGWHQKWRGPLRQALDFVRDEMIKTFETVGSQYFKNPWDARNDYIDLVLDRSLDAQHRFFLKHATEKAWNDRPTALCLLEMQRNAMLMYTSCGWFFDEISGIETVQIMQYAARAIELNRAISGVDLEPAFVEKLSAAPSNLKELKNGAVVYERYVKPQVMPIEKIALEHVVSLLADDTVNPQKAYECDVLAYAPKKLAAPGFHLCFGDITLKSRTTLLERKMHFAVFQHGATDFLCAAGTEGTLDRGAVFGQLEELFQAAKYEDCAALIRRSFPKQYPLSSMFLDVRRKVVDLVLRKMDEETDQKFTKVFEDQYPVVRGLQLIGAPIPKPFLTVAEFVLSNDLKAEFRAADVNVNEIEELMEDVKTLGLDVSKGPVREAVSEKLERLAFAFARNPSDTACALKLVEFLNYAEIFGFEPDAVRAQEFVFFGLRALGEEAKKKDILRALARKLKIAL
- a CDS encoding ABC transporter permease, giving the protein MKFERFVAVRYLTRRQGLFAFITTLIGVAGVSVGVAALITTLSVMNGFQTDIKDKIIGAQSHILVFGRMSKDTYQKNIRLIEQLPLVEAAAPHIYGQGIITYAGQSVGLIVRGLDPEQEKKINTLADSVEEGSFTPDWPEDAPPPLVLGSELAANLGADIGDDVVLISPQSISTSAGMFPKMKKFRISGLLRTGYYEFDNTIAYTLLSHASDFLGLRQGTTGIAVKLHNINDADKAAAQIQDVIGHGYSVRTFAQLNSTLYAALKLEKTMMFIILFLIIGVASLNIAGNLILLGTEKLRDIGIMRAMGASPRMIRKIFMWEAMVIAGLGIVLGLLLACLLCWIIATFNIVELPGDIYYLTKVPVRMQLWDIVAVIGGSCLICFAAGLYPAVKASRVHPTDAIRYG
- a CDS encoding ABC transporter ATP-binding protein, yielding MIKLEHITKIYGQGDENLCVLEDVTLTLPRGKFTVLLGPSGSGKSTLLNLIAMLDKPTSGTIYLDGQNITALKSETARSALRLKKMGFVFQFDGLLPEFSLLENVDMPALMRGRPDPKKAQQLLENLGLGAISHKLPADLSGGEKQRASIARALRNDPPLLLADEPTGNLDTARKQQVFEDFARMSREQGLTVLMVTHDVHAADYADEVYTLENRKLVKTK